The Mesorhizobium loti DNA segment GGCGATCGGGGCGAGTTGCATCCCTCGTTTGGTCTAGACCAAGGGACCCGCGAGTGTCTCAGCCCAATGGCGCAGAGCAGAGCGAGGAAATGCAGCGACGCCACCGAAACGGCCGGCACCAGGATGGAGGCAGGCGAGCAGCGGCATCGCCGAGGCCACGCTGAAGGTCGCCGTCGAAGTCAGCGCCGACTGGACGTGGTCATCTTGGAAATGCCGAGTTATTCATCGGCGTGCGCGGCCATCGCATTCCTGGCCATTAATTGGTCGCAAGCTGACGCCCCAAGCCCGCCTCGAGCCCGCGCTTGACGTAGATCTGCGCCAGCTCCGTGCGCTCACGGTCAAGTCGGGCCCCTCTCCAATATCAAAGATCATAATTGAGCGGAGTGTCGCCGATAACAAAAACACGCATCTTCGATAGTGGGTCTTGCGGTGTAGCGTCTTTCGACTCAACCCCCCGGTAGCGAGCGAACGCGACGCCGAAACTGCCGAAGGGCATTCAGGTCCAGAGCGAGTGCGATGATCAACCTTGCTCAATAGCTGTTCTGATGCCCCACCCCAGCCCAACCGGATGCCCCGGCCCAACCGCATGCCCCGCGGATCGCTTGGTTCCCCGAACTTCTTCCATCACGGCAGCGGTCGTCGTTTCTGCAAGTAAATCAAATGGTTGCTGGAGATCCAGCAGTCTTCGCCTCGGTTCCAATCGCAGTTCGGCAGGACCAGGTCGCGTGCCCTAAGTGTCGATTCAGCCTAACGCCCGCCCCCGCAAGCGTCCCGACCCTGGTCAATATTATAGTATCAGTATCCAAATTTGGCCGTCCCCTTTTTGCTGGATAGAGGCCGCACATCAACGCGCCGCCCTAACTCTCGACCTCTTCGTCGATCTCGCCGCGCTTGATCCCAATCGCCTTCGCATCTGCGATCAGCTTGTGCGTGAGTTCGTCGACCAAGATGACGTCTGCCTTCATCGTCTCAGGGACGTTGTTGGCCAGCCATCGGTCCAGGAAGTTGATTCCGCACGTGCTCATGCCGCGATCATCTCAGCCGGCTGCTTAGGTTCCGGATCACGCACGGGCGTCTCAGTTGGCGCCAGCTACCCGTCATAGGAGCTATTACTTGCATTTTAGCTAAATTAGTTGTGGTAGTGGTCGTGAAATTCCGAGCGGGGCGCATGATCACGGACCTATTTCTGACCGCTGTCGCGGCACTCTCGATACTCGTCCCGGTGTACTTCATTCTGAAGTGAGGCTTTAGGCCGACTGCAGCCGTCACTAGCTCGCGTTTCCCCTGCCCGCTGTCTACGCCGCCAACTCTTTCCGCGCGTCCTGGCGCCTGCGGCCAGGGGCCATGCCCGCTTGGCTTTTCACTGAAATCGTCAAGCGCGCCATTTCGGGGAGCCCGCTTGCGTGCGCGCCTCGTTTGCGCAATTGTTGCCCCGGGGAAATAAACAAGGGGGTACTACTATGCCGCATATAGAGCGCATCGAGAAACGCAAGCGCGGTTTCTTTGGTATGATCTTCTGGTGGATGTTCCTGGCCTTCAATGCGCTGATGGGGCTGTGGATATTCTACGCGATCAAGATTTCGAGCGAGCACTACCAATCGACGTCCGACGCTGCGGCACAGGCCGGCACGGCCATTGGAGGAACTCTCGCGGTTGGCATGCTGCTCTGGCTTTGGCTATTCGGCGATATCATTTTGGGCTTGCTGGTCGCCCTCTCACGCGGGAAGAAAGTCACGATCGAGCGGACGGTCGCGTGATGAACACGAAGATCGAAATACAGAGCCAGCAGAATTTCACTGGTGCCGGCAGCGCCGGCGTCCTCATGTTCCTGGGCGGGCCAATCCTCAGCGGCATTGCATATAGCGAGATGTTGGGAGCTACCTACGGTTCGATGACGGGGTACTGGATCACTATTTGGCTCGGGGCAATCGCCTTTCAGGTCGGCTGCGTCTTCATGCTGGTCGGGAGAAAGTATGATCATGAAGTGGTCGTGCACCCGACACAGGTAGCGGCAACAAAGAAGGGCGAGCCTGCCGAGTGGAATTGACGGAGAGGGGGACGTTATGGGGTGGCGTTTCGTAAATCGATTCGGCTCGCGCCGGGCGTGCGGCTCAACGTCGGTAAGAAGGGTGTAAGCGTTTCCGCCGGGCCGCGCGGCTTCAAAACAACGGTCGGGATGTCGGGGCGGACGACAACGGTCGGTATCCCCGGTACCGGGTTTTCTCACACGTCGCGCAAGGGCAGGAGCCGCAACGGCGAAGCGTCGCTGCCCCAGATCGCCGCGCTCGCCAGCGTCGACACAGTGTCTGAACCGGTTCAGACGTCGCCGGGGCGACGCTGGGTAGGATGGGCTATCGTGCTTTTCATAGCCGTTTGCTTGTTGGCGCAGTATTCGGGCTAAACGGCGCGAGACAACAAATCATGTCATCCCAGAAGGCGCTCGCAGTCCTGCTCTGGCGCTTCTGGCAGCACGACATGATCGGATCGCTCCTGATGGCCGTGCTAGGTGCGTTCCTGCTGCTGCGCTAGCGCTTCTTCGGCTCTGGCGCGATCTCCTCGACCCGTGCCTCAAACGTCGGCTTCCAGTCGCGATTGCGCGCCTGCTGGTGGCCTTCGTAGTCAGGAATGCATGTGAAGAAGACCGGGTGGGGATCGCGGCCGGCGGCCTTGCAATGCGAGCAGACGAACAGCCCGACAAGATCCTGATGCATTGAGCCATGGCCAGGCCCGAGGCGGTCTATGAGCGCTTGTATATCGAGTTTGGTCGATCTGCAGCACATTGGATGGCTGCAGTTGACGTGCACGCTTTCGCGCGCTGCAAGGGTGTCGGCGAGGGTCTTGAGAGAGGCATGGCGAAACTCCATTGAGAGGGGTCGCCGCAACAGGAGGATTATTATATTCCTCGCCTCGATCTCGGTGGCAAGGCCTATTCGGGCAGGGAGGCTAACGCCCCAGCGGCTGTCTCGACAGTGAGACGAGCTCGGCCTCATCCTTTATCCCGGCCATGTAGTTGGCAATGATCCGGGAGGCAAAGCGGCCCTGCGCATCGGGTGATCGCCAAGGTTCGCCGATTCTCTCACCAGGTCGGAATATTTGGCTGTCCAGTCGTGGCCGTTGCGCGCCAGAGGGCGACAATTGGATTCACGAGGTCAAATTCGATGGGTAGGCCCATGCTCGGATGAACGGCATCTCGATCCATTGTTCCTTTATGCCCTCGACAGCCCCCTCAAGTGTCCAGTTCTCGCGAGTAATGAATACAGGCGTAGTCGTATTATGGATGGGCTCTGCTGCGTTTTTCGAAAGCCATCGCCGCGTCGGCATAGGACCCAACGGCCAATATGCAAACAGCAACAGCCCGTTTCAGTCGAATGTCCATCGGACGTTCTTTATCGCCCAATCGGCGCGAAAGAATGGCCGAAAGGTGAGCGAGCGACAGCGACTAACGCGCGTTTCCGGCTGGCCGCTGTCCACGACGTAGCAAATATCTGTTAGTGGCTGCCCAAGCGCAACATGCTGCGCTGCACAATTGCTTGTTGCAGGTGCGAAGCGCTTAGTTTAGCTTGCCTTTGATTAGTTCGTCCTGATGGGCGTCTGAGGCAAGCTATGGCGAACCGGGAAATTTGGATTGATGCCGCCAAGGGCGTTGGCATTCTCCTTGTGGTGGCGGCCCACATCGCCGGCGCGGGGACCGGATCTTGGGATCCCATCTTCGCCGACTCCGTGTTTCTATTTCACATGCCCCTGTTCTTCGTCGTCTCCGGTTACGTCTACAAGCCTGCCTCAAGTGCCGAGCTATTTTGGAAGAAAGTCTCCAGTCTGGCCGTACCATACGTAGCGTTCCTGGTGGTTTTGACGCTTGCGGTCATATCCAGGAGAATTCTGCTCGGCGATATTCCCTCCCGCTGGCAGCTACGAGAAATGGTCGTCAACGACGTCTTGGGAGGCATGCGCCTCTGGCGTGATTTCGCCGTTTTTTGGTTCGTAACCTGCCTCTTCTTTACCCAGCTTATTTACAATCAGATCGCGAATTGGGCGAGAAGTCCTCGCAGCGCCCGGATGCTGGGATTCGTCGCGTTGTGCGTCGCTCTAGGCTACGCGATTGCATTCGAATGGCCAATGAATCGCTCGCCTTGGGCGGTCGCAGCAGTGCCGATCGCGCTCTGCTGCTATTGGTTTGGTCATCTGCTTAGGACGTATCAATTCCGCTCGCCAACTCGACTGATTTTCATTGCGATTGTAGGAAGGCTGGCCCTGGCCGCGGCAGGACGCGGGGCCGACATCCAGTTCAACATGAAATATTCAATTTTCGGCCCGCCCGTGCTGGGGCTTCTGATTGCTTTGTCTCTGTCCCTGGCCTTGCTAATGGCGGTGCAGCAAGCAGCCAAATTCAAAACGTTTGCAGCGCCCATGGCGAAGCTGGGTGAAGCCTCGCTGGTGATCATGTTCCTGCATCAATTTTTCCAATTTTCTCTTCGTGACCTTGGTGTTTCCAACGAGGCGGCGATCTTTATGGTGGCAGTCTCCGGTCCTTTCGCGATCCACCTGATTTTGAAACGATCCCCGCGGCTATCACCGTGGTTCTTAGGGACCGGAGCCGGCACACCGGGTCGCGCAATTGCATGGCTCAAAAATGGGGTTGGCTGGCGCGTCGCAAAGTATCGAGATGATACTATTCGCTTTGCCAAGCCATACGTCGCCCAATTTCTGATTGCTTTGCGATGGCCGGTTCGAGCAAAGGGCCGGCCGCATGGGCTGCCTGGCGATTTGATCGTCTCGCTAACTTCATATCCTAAACGTTTCGAGACCCTGCATCTGACGCTGCGCTGTCTCTTGTCGCAGACGGTCGTCCCGGACCGCGTCGTCTTGTGGCTTACTTCTGAGCATGCGGCGCAGCTGCCACCCTCAGTTACGGACCTAAAAGCCCATGGCCTTGAGATCCGTTTTTGTAAGGATATTCGTTCTTACAAGAAGATTATTCCTGCGTTGCTGGCGTTTCCTAAAGCCTACATCGTGACAGCAGATGACGATGTCTACTATGGTCAGCGGTGGCTCGAAGAGCTTGTCGAAAGGGCTGGAGAAAGCACCATCGTTTGTCATCGGGGCCACTCGGTTGCATTCGATGATGCGGGGCAAATCGCGCCTTATAGCAATTGGTCATATGACGTCTCCGACACGCCCAATATGCTCTTTCCCACCGGCGTGGGAGGGGTTCTCTATGGCCCAAAGTCACTATCACCAGAAGCGGTCGACGAAGACAAGTTCATCGAACTCTGTCCCCAAGGTGATGATATCTGGCTGTTCTGGATGGGCCGGCGGGTCGGCAGCAGATACATAAAGACGCAAAAGCGCTGGGTAGAATTCCCCTGGAAAGGATCGCAGGATTCCGCTCTGCATTTGACCAACGTCGGGACCGGCATGAATGACGAGCAGATCCGCAAGGTCACGAGCCACTTTGGCCTTCCTTCATCGACACGACTTTCTTCTTCCCAGCTGAAAAGCCTTCCTTGCACAACTGAAGAAATGGTCACAAGGATCCTGAAAGAAATCGATTCGAAAGGGGTGCTGACACCCGACGATTGCCGGCTTTTTTGGACCAAAGGCACCGCCGGAGGCGACTAGCGCAGCTGAGCTTCTGATTGGTAGGCGCCAATCTCGTTCCCTTGCAGACGCGCCGTCGACGGGTGGAAAGACACGTTTGCCGGCCCACCAGGTTGACCTGTTCCAGGCTCAAGCGCCCGGTGGCCAAAAGGAACGTTAACCCAGTCTCGCAGCTTTAGGATGCCCGCGCGGTCCTTTTCAGCTATTCAAAACCCGTATATTCCGCCGGTGACCGTTGGGGAGCCCGGCTTTGTACCCGGTCAGCGTTTAAACGGCGCCGGCACTCGTCCTCGCAAGGACCGTCCTTCGTTCGCATGTTCCTTATATTCGCAAGAGCGCATACCTTTGCCGTGCGGCGCCTAGAGCGGAGACCAAATGGGCGGCTATAAGGCCTGGCATGATGCTATTCACGACCATCAGGTCGAAGGTTTCGCTTCGGAGAACGGTTTGGCTGCGGACCTGGTCTGGGAGTTGATCCTAAAACACGGCAACAGCCGCAAGGCCGTGATCAAAGCTGCGCAGGGTTTAAAACGTGATGCCAGGCAACACCCCAGCCGAGCCGAGGCCGCCACTGACGATGAGCGTGGTCCGACGAAAGCATAGTCGGCTTGCCCCGAAAAAAGCCCCAAGTCGGCTAGGGCCGGCGGCCACCGCAAGCGAGCCAGCTGCCCCGCGGCTCGTTGTAGGTCTTCGCGGCCAGTTCATTCGGGGCGCTTGGCGAGCTTTGCGAGCGTCGAGCGTGAGCAGTTTGTCGCCTTCAGGATGGTGTTCCAGCTCTGACCCTTCCGAAGCATGGCTATGATGGCGTCGTTGCGTTCGGTGTCGGCGGGCCGGCCCCTCATTGCGCCCCTCGGCCTTCGCCGTTGCGCTTCCCTGAGCCTGCCTGCGACGCCGGTCGTCGTAGTCCTTGCGGGGGCCCCTCCCCCTCCTGCGAGCATTGGCACCCCCACTACCACTTGGCCGCCAGCAGTCGGAAGAAGCAAAAGCCAGTGAAAGGATCAGGTAGACGTGACCGGCTTCAAAAAGGCTTGGGCCTTTCGGGAAACGGAACTCGGCCCGTCACTGTTGCGTACCCGCACTCGAAATTCCGACGATGCCCCTAGGAGCGTTCGTCACAAAAAGCCATCCCCTCCGGAGCGGTCGTCAAGACCCATTGGGGAATCCGGTGATGGCTATATTCTCGCGGCCGTCGGATGCGTTTTCGGCCGCACTCCACGTCTTTGAAGAAGTCGATCGCTTCAACGGCGCGGTCAGCTGGTCCGTGGGCAGTAGCAGGGCCAAAAATCAGCTGGCTGCCACCAAGGCTTAGATGGATAGGAAGTTGTCGTTCGGTCATCTGCCAGAACGGGCACGTGGCGCCATGTATGGACCACGGGAGGGCAATCTCTCATCTCAACCAATCCGTTGCGTTCCACTCCAAACGAACGAACGCGCATCACGGGCGCGCAATGACCCAAGCTTGCATCAAATCGACGCAAACTACGTTGTCGGAACCGACGCAGATGATGGTGCGACCTCAACGGCTCAGGGCTTCCAGGGCCCTTTGTGCCGCGATGAGGTCGACGATTGGATACCTGGTGCTGAATGTGCGGACCACCGCTTGCAGACGCGTCCCAGCCTCATGGACACGACCTTGCCGT contains these protein-coding regions:
- a CDS encoding Probable cytochrome c-type biogenesis protein, with protein sequence MNTKIEIQSQQNFTGAGSAGVLMFLGGPILSGIAYSEMLGATYGSMTGYWITIWLGAIAFQVGCVFMLVGRKYDHEVVVHPTQVAATKKGEPAEWN
- a CDS encoding site-specific recombinase, DNA invertase Pin, with amino-acid sequence MLAGGGGAPARTTTTGVAGRLREAQRRRPRGAMRGRPADTERNDAIIAMLRKGQSWNTILKATNCSRSTLAKLAKRPE
- a CDS encoding glycosyltransferase, yielding MANREIWIDAAKGVGILLVVAAHIAGAGTGSWDPIFADSVFLFHMPLFFVVSGYVYKPASSAELFWKKVSSLAVPYVAFLVVLTLAVISRRILLGDIPSRWQLREMVVNDVLGGMRLWRDFAVFWFVTCLFFTQLIYNQIANWARSPRSARMLGFVALCVALGYAIAFEWPMNRSPWAVAAVPIALCCYWFGHLLRTYQFRSPTRLIFIAIVGRLALAAAGRGADIQFNMKYSIFGPPVLGLLIALSLSLALLMAVQQAAKFKTFAAPMAKLGEASLVIMFLHQFFQFSLRDLGVSNEAAIFMVAVSGPFAIHLILKRSPRLSPWFLGTGAGTPGRAIAWLKNGVGWRVAKYRDDTIRFAKPYVAQFLIALRWPVRAKGRPHGLPGDLIVSLTSYPKRFETLHLTLRCLLSQTVVPDRVVLWLTSEHAAQLPPSVTDLKAHGLEIRFCKDIRSYKKIIPALLAFPKAYIVTADDDVYYGQRWLEELVERAGESTIVCHRGHSVAFDDAGQIAPYSNWSYDVSDTPNMLFPTGVGGVLYGPKSLSPEAVDEDKFIELCPQGDDIWLFWMGRRVGSRYIKTQKRWVEFPWKGSQDSALHLTNVGTGMNDEQIRKVTSHFGLPSSTRLSSSQLKSLPCTTEEMVTRILKEIDSKGVLTPDDCRLFWTKGTAGGD
- a CDS encoding TM2 domain protein, translating into MAFRKSIRLAPGVRLNVGKKGVSVSAGPRGFKTTVGMSGRTTTVGIPGTGFSHTSRKGRSRNGEASLPQIAALASVDTVSEPVQTSPGRRWVGWAIVLFIAVCLLAQYSG
- a CDS encoding Binding-protein-dependent transport systems inner membrane component → MGYRAFHSRLLVGAVFGLNGARQQIMSSQKALAVLLWRFWQHDMIGSLLMAVLGAFLLLR